The following nucleotide sequence is from candidate division TA06 bacterium.
TCACGAGCGTCCGTTTCATGGCCTCCTGAGGGAGCTCGAAGGGCAAAAGGCAAATTGGGGAACCCGTCGGTGAGTCCAAGAGCTGGCGATGAGTCAACCAGACCCAGCTGTCGGGGTTGCGTGTGGGGAGCCAGGTGTTTTTGAGCTTTTGGGTGCCACTCTTCTATGCTATGGTGGGTGAAGACTGGAAGATAGGAGGAAACCATGCTCAAAGAAATCAGTGTGAGCACCAAATCCAGGACATCCCTTGTCGATATAACGGCAGATGTAAGGAAGGTAGTTCAGGAAAGCAAGGTGAAGAGTGGGGCGTGTTTCATATATGTTCCGCATACGACCGGCGCGGTGACCATAAACGAGAACGCGGATCCCAGTGTGAAGACTGACATCCTGAAGGAGCTCAACAAAGTCATTCCGTTCGATGACAACTACAGCCACCTGGAAGGAAACGCAGCGGCACATATCAAGTCGTCGGTGATAGGAGTTTCCGAGACAGTCTTTATTGAAGGGAATCAGCTCAGGCTTGGGACCTGGCAGGGAATCTGCTTCTGCGAGTTCGATGGTCCCAGGAGGAGAGAGGTGCTGGTTAAGATAGTTGCAGACGACTCTGACAAGTAACAATCCATTTCTCTTCTTCCTTATTGGCTCTCGGTGTAAGGAATACTCAAGCACTTTTTGATTGCCCGATCTGATGGACCGTGGTATTCTGTGGCTCGAGGGCACACGAATGGACAGTTGGTCCAAAAATGAACTGAGAGTGAGGGTTCTCTATTCAGTGGGTGCTGTGGGGACCCAGATTTTCATCTCCACAGGTGAATCCTTCATTCTTGTGGACGCTGGTGATGGAGTTCTGAGGGACTTGCTCTCCATAGGCTTTAAGCCGGAGCAGCTGGATGCCATACTCATAACTCACGGTCATTATGACCATGTCGGCGGACTGCACACACTCCTCGGCTACTTCAAGATGAAGAAGAGAAATCGCTCACTTCCTGTGTTCCTGCCACGCGGATGCTTACAGGCAAGCACGCTTCTCAAGAACTTCTCCAATCTCTACTCAGGATTCATGCCCTATGTTGTGGAGGCCAAGGAGTTGGACGACCGTGATTGTTTCACTGCGGGGTCGTTTCGGGCATGGTGTAACTATGTTGTTCACTGCACGATCGAGCCTGATGGGAAGGCCGTCCCTATGCCTGCTGCTGGGTATCGGATAGACGACGGAAAGACAATCGTCGCGGTGACCGGGGATTGTGGTGATTCTGAGTCCGTGCGTGATCTTGTTAAGGATGCTGATCTTGCTCTAGTTGAAGCCAACCTCAAATCATACACATCCGAACTCGAGAGAAAAGTTCACCTCACTGAAGCTCTGGCAGAGGAAATCGGCAGCCTTGCCCGGGAACATATCCTCATCCACAAGCGCCCCTAATTCATCAGATGACGAGAATAACTCCCTACCCCTCGACCTCGCCCTTCGCGAAACTCCCTTCGGGTTCCTTCCTTCTTCGCTTTTCCAAGCTTCGTGGAACTTCGCGACGGGCTACGCGCAGGAGGCCGTGAAACGGCCCGGCCCTGAAGCGGTAGGTTCATCATGGTGGGCAAGATATTCAAAGGGCTTACTGCAGTTCATAAGAAAGGGAAGACTGTCGGAGGATAGAATTGGGTGAAGTGGTCGTATGTGATATGGATGGAACCATAACCAGAAAGGATGTCTCGGTCCTCCTCCTGGAAAAGTTTGCTTCTGGCAAGTGGAGGCAAATGGAAGAATTCTACCACACAGGACAGTGGAGTCTGAAGCAGACCGCACTGGAGGAGTTCAAACTGCTGAAGCAGCCCAGAGGGGTCATGGAGTCTTATGTGAGAGAGGCTGTTGAATTGGATCCTCATTTTCCAACGTTCGTGGGCCTATGCAAGAAGAAAGGCATAGGAGTGGTCATCGCAAGCGAAGGGCTCGACTTCTATGTCGAAACCGTACTCGAAATAATGGGGTTGAGGGGTCTGAAATACTACTCAGATCTGGCTGCCTTCCAGGAGCATGTTCTTGAAGACGTCTTTTTCCCTCACTGGAATCCTGAGTGCGGTGAATGCGGGACATGTAAGGTAGGAATCATAAGGAAATACCAGGAGTGGAAGAACAAGGTAACCTTCATAGGGGAGGGTAGGACGGATAGGCACGCTGCAGAGGTCGCGGACAGGGTCTTTGCCAAGGGGCTTTTGCTGGACCACTGCAAAGAGAAGAGAATTGAATGCGAAGAATACGAAACTTTCGGTGACGTAATAACGAAGATGAGACTTAACGGTTAAACACAAGTACGAAGTACTAATTGCAGAGTACAAAGTGGCTGCTAGGTGTACTTCGTCCTTTGTACCCTGTACTTCGTCCTTCCGCCTGCAAGGTGGGAATTATTGTTGCGAGAGGGCGCGCAGCACCATCTTGGACACTTCTTTCAGTGTCTCGAAAACGCCAGAACCTTGAGTGGCTATGGCGGGGAAGTACGGAACGTTCAGCGTGTTGAGAACAGCATCCAACTCATCCATTGGACTCACATTGGGCAGATCTCTTTTGTTCCACTGCATTACAAATGGCATCCCATCGATGCGGAGGCCGTGGGTGTCGAGGTTTTCATACATGTTTTGCAGGCTGTCTATGTTGTCATCGAGACGATCAGCCTGGGAGTCGGCAACGAAGACCAGCCCATCCAGGCCTTTCAGTATCAGTTTCCTTGAAGCATTATAGTAGACCTGGCCTGGTACCGTATACAAATGGAACCTGGTCTTGAATCCACGGATGGTGCCGAGGTCTACTGGGAGAAAATCGAAGAAGAGAGTTCTGTCCAGCTCTGTCGCGAGACTGATCAGCTTTCCTCTCGTCTCAGGGGCTATCTTTGAGTAGACGTATTTGATGTTGGTGGTTTTGCCTCCAAGGCCAGGTCCGTAATAGACTATCTTGCAGTTTATTTCCCTAGAGGCATAGTTGATTAGAGACATATCTCTTTCTTCTTACTTGAAAAGGTTGTCTATTTCTGCTTCCGCCTCAAGAGCGAAATCATCGTCAAACCCAGGAGTTGCTACGGGCTTTCTGTCCAGCTTTGCAAAAATTCTCTCGAATATACGCGCGACTTGCTCTCCCACAGTCTTGACTCTAACTCTAACCAGGCCAAGAGTTGCCCGGTCATCAAATATTACCACGAGTATTATGTTGCTGTTTATCAGAGCTACATAGATACTGTCTCGTCTTCCTTGATGAAAGAGTGTACCAAATTCTTTTTCTCCAATCAAAGATGCAAGTTGACTTGTGGCAGCCACGTCCGCTGCTTGAAGGGAAGCGAAAGAAGGGACGTCCAGTCTCGACAGGTCGCCGGCACTGGTTATCACCTGGCCCGTCCTGTCTATGAGGAGGACGATGAGTGCGTTGGTTGACTTCAGAAGATAGCTGAGCTGCTGGTTAATAGCCCAGTAGTCTTCCTCAAATATGGACAGAGACTTCTGCAACGTTCCTGGTTCCTTTTTAGGTCGCCCTCTCGAGCAACAGTTCCCACTTTCTATCTACGAAAGCCTGAAGTTCCTCTACCACCTTCTTGTTCTCCGGTTTCATCAAGTGACGGAACCTTCCCTGGTTTTCTAAGAAAGCGCTGATCGGAAGCTTCTTCTTCGGCTTCTTTGTTATCTTGTAGTTGCCATTTTCCACTTCGTAAAGTGGCCAGAAGCATGTGTCGACTGCGATCCTCGCGATTTCTATGGTCTCACTCGGCTCGTGCCTCCATCCGAGTTGACAGGGCGAGAGGATATTTATGAAGGTCGCTCCTGGGGTGTTCAGTGCTTTTCGCACCTTGGTTGCCAGGTCATTCCAGTGTCCCGGGGATGCCTGCGCAGCATAGGGGATGTCGTGAGCAATCATTATCTCAGTGAGGTCTTTCCTGTTCTGAATCTTGCCGGGTATGACCGAGCCGGCCGGTGATGTGGTCGTGTGAGCTCCAAGCGGAGTGGCGCTCGATCTCTGTATGCCTGTATTCATGTAGGCCTGGTTGTCGTAGCAGATGAAGAGAAAGTCGTGTTCTCTCTCCACTGCTCCTGAGAGAGCCTGAATTCCAATGTCGTATGTTCCACCGTCGCCGCCCCAGCCAATGAACTTTATTTCTCTGTCGATCTTTCCTCTTCTCTTGAGTGCCCTATAGCACGCCTCGATTCCTGATATCGTGGCAGCCGAGTTCTCAAAAGCATTGTGGATGAAAGGGACCTGCCAGGCGTTAAAAGGGTAAAGGGTGGAGACCACCTCGAGACAGCCTGTCGATATTGAACAGACGACGGGCGTCTCTGTTGCCGCAAGCACCTGACGTGCGATTATGGTTGCGCCACACCCTACGCATGCCCTGTGTCCTCCGGTGAGAAGATCACCCTTTTTTGCCAGTTGTTTCAGATTTGCCATTTTGCCTATTCTCTCACGCCAACATAGTTGATGAGATTGACAGCCTTACCTGTCTTCGCCATCTTGGCCAGTTGGTCATAGATCGATTTTATCTCTTCCATACTGATGTCTCTACCTCCCAGGCCAAAGATGTAGTCTGCCATGGGGGGTTTGCCGTCTGCATCATATAAAGCAGACCTGATGTCGGTGAATAGGGGTCCGCCGAATCCAGCAAGCGAATCTGCTCTGTCCATCACAGCGACAGCCTTCTTGTCACTCAGTATTTTCACTACATCATCAAACGGGAATGGGCGGAAAACCCTGATCTTGAGCACCCCCGCCTTGATCCCTTTCTCTCTGAGTGAATCGACCACTGCCTTTGTTGTGCCCGCTGCAGAACCCATAACCACGACGACCAGTTCCGCGTCATCAACCATGTATCCTTCGACCATCCCGTACTCTCTTCCATACTTCTCCTTAAATTCCTTGGCCACCTTTTCTATCTGTTTTGGCGCCTCGTTCATCCCTTCGGACTGAGCTCTCTTGTGTTCAAAAAAGTAGTCCTGAAGGTCAAAGGTACCGACAAGAATAGGATTGTCAACATCCAGAAGCGAGAACTTGGGGTGATATTCACCGACGAAATCCTGAACCTCCTTATCGGGTAGCATCTCCAGACGCTGCATTTCGTGGCTTATGATGAATCCATCAGTAGTTACCATTGCGGGAACCCTTGTCGCCTCCGCAATCCTGATCGCCTGTATTATGGAGTCGTATGCCTCTTGTGCGTTCTCACTGAATATCTGTATCCAGCCCGCGTCTCTGGAACCCATGGTGTCAGAGTGGTCGCAATGTATGTTGATAGGGCCAGACAGAGCCCTGTTCACCTCACAAATGATAATGGGAAGTCGCAGAGCTGCGGCGATATAGAGAATCTCGTGCATGAGGGCAAGTCCCTGGGAAGATGTAGAGGTTATTACTCTACCTCCCGCTGCAGCAGCACCCACACACGCGCTAATAGCACTGTGTTCGCTTTCAACGGGCACAAACTCAGTGTCCACCAAGCCGTCGGATACGAAGGAGGCGAACAACTGAACAACCTCTGTCGCTGGAGTTATGGGATAGGCGGCAACAACGTCAGGGTTTATCTGCCTCATGGCTTCAGCCATCGCCTCGTTTCCGGTTCTCGCCACTATATTGAATTCCACTTTCTTCGGCATCACCCTTTCCTTCCAGGTATCATTTCCGGAATTCGCTCTCCAGCTTTATTTCAATGGCTGACGCCTTTGGAGGACACTCCCGCTCGCAGATTCCACAGCCTTTGCAGTACCTGAGATCGATCCCCTTTATCTTATCATCTTCTACCATTATGGCAGAATCTGGACAGTATATCCAACACAGGAAACAATGGATGCATTTTTCTTCGCTCCAGATGGGACGGTGGGTTCTCCAGTCGCCGGTGTGATAGGCCAGGGCACGGCCAGCGTAGTCGATGGAGCCAAGCTCTAAATCTTTCCAACCCTGTTTCTTCATTCCGACCGCACTTCCTTGTAGGCTCTTCGCATGCAGTTGACGTTGCCTTCAATGATTTCTGGTCTATCCCGGAACTTCTTGGACAGCTTGCTTTTCGTGTCTTCTAGCATTCTCTTAAAGTCCAAGACCTCCGTCGCTTTCACCATTGCGCCCAGCATGGGCGTGTTAGGTATGACCTTACCCAACGTGTCCAGAGATATCTTCGACGCATCCACCGTGAAAACCTTCCTGCCCTTCAGCTTGAGCCGTTTTCTGACTTCCGCCGGGCTCTCCGGAGTATTAACTACGATAGTTCCATCCTCGGGAAGCCCTTCTGTCACGTCGATCGAATCGATTAGAGTCCGATCCAATACAACCACAATGTCTGGGCTGGATACGCCGCAGTGCATTTTGATGGGTTCGTTGCTCAACCTGTTGAAGGACATCATGGGAGCGCCCATTCTTTCCGGTCCGTATTCCGGAAAGCCTTGAATATACTTGCCTGTGGAAAGGGCAGCATCTGCAAAGAGAAGCGCCACCGTCTTCGCTCCCTGTCCTCCCCTTCCATGCCACCTGAT
It contains:
- a CDS encoding pyruvate synthase → MKKITEIRWHGRGGQGAKTVALLFADAALSTGKYIQGFPEYGPERMGAPMMSFNRLSNEPIKMHCGVSSPDIVVVLDRTLIDSIDVTEGLPEDGTIVVNTPESPAEVRKRLKLKGRKVFTVDASKISLDTLGKVIPNTPMLGAMVKATEVLDFKRMLEDTKSKLSKKFRDRPEIIEGNVNCMRRAYKEVRSE
- the porA gene encoding pyruvate ferredoxin oxidoreductase produces the protein MPKKVEFNIVARTGNEAMAEAMRQINPDVVAAYPITPATEVVQLFASFVSDGLVDTEFVPVESEHSAISACVGAAAAGGRVITSTSSQGLALMHEILYIAAALRLPIIICEVNRALSGPINIHCDHSDTMGSRDAGWIQIFSENAQEAYDSIIQAIRIAEATRVPAMVTTDGFIISHEMQRLEMLPDKEVQDFVGEYHPKFSLLDVDNPILVGTFDLQDYFFEHKRAQSEGMNEAPKQIEKVAKEFKEKYGREYGMVEGYMVDDAELVVVVMGSAAGTTKAVVDSLREKGIKAGVLKIRVFRPFPFDDVVKILSDKKAVAVMDRADSLAGFGGPLFTDIRSALYDADGKPPMADYIFGLGGRDISMEEIKSIYDQLAKMAKTGKAVNLINYVGVRE
- a CDS encoding 4Fe-4S dicluster domain-containing protein, which codes for MKKQGWKDLELGSIDYAGRALAYHTGDWRTHRPIWSEEKCIHCFLCWIYCPDSAIMVEDDKIKGIDLRYCKGCGICERECPPKASAIEIKLESEFRK
- a CDS encoding pyruvate ferredoxin oxidoreductase (catalyzes the formation of acetyl-CoA from pyruvate and coenzyme A), which encodes MANLKQLAKKGDLLTGGHRACVGCGATIIARQVLAATETPVVCSISTGCLEVVSTLYPFNAWQVPFIHNAFENSAATISGIEACYRALKRRGKIDREIKFIGWGGDGGTYDIGIQALSGAVEREHDFLFICYDNQAYMNTGIQRSSATPLGAHTTTSPAGSVIPGKIQNRKDLTEIMIAHDIPYAAQASPGHWNDLATKVRKALNTPGATFINILSPCQLGWRHEPSETIEIARIAVDTCFWPLYEVENGNYKITKKPKKKLPISAFLENQGRFRHLMKPENKKVVEELQAFVDRKWELLLERAT
- a CDS encoding roadblock/LC7 domain-containing protein codes for the protein MESGNCCSRGRPKKEPGTLQKSLSIFEEDYWAINQQLSYLLKSTNALIVLLIDRTGQVITSAGDLSRLDVPSFASLQAADVAATSQLASLIGEKEFGTLFHQGRRDSIYVALINSNIILVVIFDDRATLGLVRVRVKTVGEQVARIFERIFAKLDRKPVATPGFDDDFALEAEAEIDNLFK
- a CDS encoding ribonuclease Z, with amino-acid sequence MPDLMDRGILWLEGTRMDSWSKNELRVRVLYSVGAVGTQIFISTGESFILVDAGDGVLRDLLSIGFKPEQLDAILITHGHYDHVGGLHTLLGYFKMKKRNRSLPVFLPRGCLQASTLLKNFSNLYSGFMPYVVEAKELDDRDCFTAGSFRAWCNYVVHCTIEPDGKAVPMPAAGYRIDDGKTIVAVTGDCGDSESVRDLVKDADLALVEANLKSYTSELERKVHLTEALAEEIGSLAREHILIHKRP
- a CDS encoding gliding-motility protein MglA, with the translated sequence MSLINYASREINCKIVYYGPGLGGKTTNIKYVYSKIAPETRGKLISLATELDRTLFFDFLPVDLGTIRGFKTRFHLYTVPGQVYYNASRKLILKGLDGLVFVADSQADRLDDNIDSLQNMYENLDTHGLRIDGMPFVMQWNKRDLPNVSPMDELDAVLNTLNVPYFPAIATQGSGVFETLKEVSKMVLRALSQQ
- a CDS encoding YjbQ family protein, whose protein sequence is MLKEISVSTKSRTSLVDITADVRKVVQESKVKSGACFIYVPHTTGAVTINENADPSVKTDILKELNKVIPFDDNYSHLEGNAAAHIKSSVIGVSETVFIEGNQLRLGTWQGICFCEFDGPRRREVLVKIVADDSDK